A single region of the Elizabethkingia sp. JS20170427COW genome encodes:
- a CDS encoding RloB family protein, which produces MPKPTRAVKKTDKNKAWNRKAKPSNYQIETIPIRKSILIVCEGQTEKLYFESFPVLGLKVEAVDLGGQSKTKLVESTQKIIESSEYEYDEVWCVFDMDFKNGADEYADFDNAIEKAKTLGYEVAYSNDSFELWFYLHYNKIEAQQLRTFYYEQLSQKFGINYEREGKKYAFCQKVYSILLNDEHASQERAIKNADELYESQKHLIYHKQNPVTTVYKLVQTLNENLRK; this is translated from the coding sequence ATGCCGAAACCAACTAGAGCTGTAAAAAAGACAGATAAGAACAAAGCTTGGAATAGAAAAGCTAAACCAAGTAATTATCAAATAGAAACTATACCGATAAGAAAATCTATTTTAATAGTTTGTGAAGGCCAAACTGAAAAATTATATTTTGAATCATTTCCTGTTTTAGGTTTGAAGGTTGAAGCTGTAGATTTGGGAGGGCAATCAAAAACTAAGCTAGTTGAAAGCACCCAAAAAATAATAGAAAGCTCAGAATATGAATATGATGAAGTATGGTGTGTATTTGATATGGATTTTAAAAATGGCGCTGATGAATATGCTGATTTTGATAATGCAATTGAAAAAGCAAAGACACTAGGTTACGAAGTTGCATATTCAAATGATTCTTTTGAATTATGGTTTTATTTACATTATAATAAAATCGAAGCTCAACAATTAAGAACATTTTATTATGAGCAATTGAGCCAAAAATTTGGAATTAATTACGAAAGAGAAGGAAAAAAATATGCATTTTGTCAAAAAGTCTATTCTATTCTATTAAATGATGAACATGCTTCTCAAGAAAGAGCAATCAAAAACGCTGATGAGTTATATGAGAGTCAAAAACATTTGATATATCATAAACAAAATCCAGTTACAACAGTATATAAATTAGTACAAACTCTGAATGAGAATCTAAGAAAATAA
- a CDS encoding DUF4265 domain-containing protein yields MQSYNSEKILVRYFSNVLDEIVVETLWTKIIDAEKGLYKIDNIPFYGPEFSSDDIVFAEFDIDEERITFRNVVEYSGNSTIQIIILDKDQNVQKLRNEFKELGCETEGTGNNYFVMEVLYEQNYSPIFKKLTELETAEKISFAEPNISQKHISEK; encoded by the coding sequence ATGCAATCTTATAATTCTGAAAAAATTTTAGTACGATATTTTAGTAACGTTCTCGACGAAATTGTCGTTGAAACTCTTTGGACAAAAATTATAGATGCTGAAAAAGGACTTTATAAAATTGATAATATTCCTTTTTATGGACCTGAATTTTCTTCTGATGATATTGTTTTTGCTGAGTTCGATATAGACGAAGAAAGAATTACATTTAGAAATGTCGTTGAATATTCAGGAAATTCAACAATACAAATTATTATTCTTGACAAAGATCAGAACGTTCAAAAATTAAGAAATGAATTTAAAGAATTAGGTTGCGAAACTGAAGGAACTGGAAATAATTATTTTGTAATGGAAGTTCTCTATGAACAAAATTATTCTCCGATTTTTAAAAAATTGACTGAACTCGAAACTGCTGAAAAAATCAGTTTTGCGGAACCAAATATTTCACAAAAACATATATCTGAAAAATAA
- a CDS encoding ATP/GTP-binding protein: MIEEFNFGNFWSFKDEQTLNMTAAKIKSFHPSIDKRNVIEIDDKMSLIKSKAIYGANASGKSNIIKALVTFIRIVTSSVKDDKILNIIEPFKLSVDKLKEPTFFQLVFRIKNTKYRYGFEADENCIKSEWLFYTPNKREQTLFIREEQEILEVNDKHFEEGSKFISLLDDDENTIFRTNSLFLTSLASFGFGKMSKSVIKAISSIIVINGLGHSGMYSAAGDALDDLNKKKFILDFLKNADTGINDIESIEITKDNLPEDADDDFKKEFKKGNIIVSSRSQYEGNKKVGNVPFVLSGQESEGTIKMFELSPFIFNALTEGRTLIIDEFDSRFHPLLTKKIVELFNSESNKNSQLIFTTHDTNLLSSEILRRDQIDFVEKDKYGASHLYTLVEIKGVRNNASFEKDYIQGKYGAIPFLGNFSSLLNFDYAETN; encoded by the coding sequence ATGATTGAAGAATTTAATTTCGGAAACTTTTGGTCATTTAAGGATGAACAAACCTTAAATATGACTGCTGCAAAAATTAAATCATTTCATCCGTCAATTGATAAGCGTAATGTAATTGAAATTGATGATAAAATGTCATTAATTAAATCCAAAGCAATTTATGGTGCAAATGCAAGTGGTAAAAGTAATATTATTAAAGCATTAGTTACTTTTATTCGTATTGTAACATCATCTGTAAAAGACGATAAAATTTTAAATATTATTGAACCTTTTAAATTATCAGTAGATAAATTAAAAGAGCCAACTTTTTTCCAATTGGTATTTAGAATAAAAAATACAAAATACAGATATGGATTCGAGGCAGATGAAAATTGCATTAAAAGTGAATGGTTATTCTATACTCCCAATAAACGAGAACAAACTTTGTTTATTAGAGAAGAACAAGAAATTCTAGAAGTCAATGATAAGCATTTTGAAGAAGGCAGTAAATTTATTTCGTTACTTGACGATGATGAAAATACTATTTTTAGAACTAATTCTTTATTCTTAACATCATTAGCTTCATTTGGCTTTGGTAAAATGTCTAAATCAGTAATTAAAGCAATTTCTTCAATTATTGTGATTAATGGTTTAGGGCATAGTGGTATGTACTCAGCTGCTGGTGATGCTTTGGATGATTTAAATAAAAAGAAATTTATTTTAGACTTTTTAAAAAATGCTGATACGGGGATTAATGATATTGAAAGTATTGAAATAACAAAAGATAATTTACCAGAAGATGCAGATGATGATTTTAAAAAAGAATTTAAAAAGGGAAATATCATCGTTTCTAGTCGTAGTCAATATGAAGGAAATAAAAAAGTTGGCAACGTTCCATTTGTATTAAGTGGACAAGAATCAGAAGGAACTATCAAAATGTTTGAATTAAGTCCATTCATATTTAATGCATTAACTGAAGGTCGCACTTTAATTATTGATGAATTTGATTCAAGATTTCATCCACTTTTAACTAAAAAAATTGTTGAACTTTTCAATTCTGAATCAAATAAAAATTCACAATTAATTTTTACAACTCACGATACAAATCTTTTAAGTTCAGAAATTTTACGAAGAGACCAAATCGACTTTGTAGAAAAAGACAAATATGGTGCTAGTCATTTATATACCTTAGTTGAAATTAAAGGTGTTAGAAACAATGCATCTTTTGAAAAGGATTATATTCAAGGTAAATACGGAGCGATTCCATTCTTAGGTAATTTTTCATCTCTATTAAATTTTGATTATGCCGAAACCAACTAG
- a CDS encoding DUF4279 domain-containing protein: MTKELRKTTMQIGNTYVYFALTGDNFDPQIVTEIIGITPTEKWRKGDKGKYKPTLDYSCWKLSTEKGKEYIMVDSLVDEVIGQLFDKIEIINELKNQFDLDSVLEIVMYIDTNEEQSTPALGHDLKTIEFLHRTQTKTDVDIYRFNSANNETEKNAL, encoded by the coding sequence ATGACCAAAGAACTAAGAAAAACGACAATGCAAATAGGAAACACATATGTATATTTTGCTTTGACTGGTGACAACTTTGACCCGCAAATTGTGACAGAGATAATTGGAATTACACCAACTGAGAAGTGGCGTAAAGGGGACAAAGGAAAATACAAACCGACCTTAGATTATTCGTGCTGGAAATTATCTACCGAAAAAGGAAAAGAATATATAATGGTTGACAGTTTGGTGGATGAAGTGATTGGACAACTGTTTGACAAAATTGAAATTATTAATGAACTAAAAAATCAGTTTGACTTGGATTCAGTTCTTGAGATAGTAATGTATATTGACACCAATGAAGAACAATCGACACCAGCATTAGGACACGACCTAAAAACAATCGAATTTCTTCATCGAACACAGACAAAAACTGACGTAGATATTTATAGATTCAATTCCGCAAATAATGAGACAGAGAAAAACGCCCTATAA
- a CDS encoding helix-turn-helix domain-containing protein: protein MNIKTDIRTLYNPVQPTVRQSADNVTYCEFLPDIGLRPFIYCYWQLKTTQELTEAFNYCVVADGCIDIYFELNNPQENYVMGFCKKFTEFPLDNTFNYVGVRFLPTMFPQIFKINAMELSNRYEHLQSVVPHLSDFISNYFNDIQKHEEIKKIFDNYFLNLIAQTAIDNDNRLYGAMKIILKNYGVIDIEKDLDTGISSRQLRRLFEFYIGDTAKTFSKVVRFQNILKAKPSSQSLRQNKLFFDVGYYDQSHFIKEFKNFYGVTPSKAFGR from the coding sequence GTGAACATAAAGACAGACATAAGAACGCTCTATAATCCTGTTCAACCGACAGTCAGACAATCGGCTGACAACGTAACCTATTGTGAATTTCTGCCCGACATCGGACTGCGACCTTTCATCTATTGTTATTGGCAACTCAAAACCACACAAGAACTTACCGAAGCATTTAATTATTGTGTTGTCGCTGATGGTTGTATTGATATTTACTTTGAACTCAACAATCCACAGGAGAATTATGTAATGGGTTTCTGTAAAAAGTTCACAGAATTTCCACTTGACAACACTTTCAATTATGTTGGTGTTCGCTTTTTGCCGACAATGTTTCCGCAAATTTTCAAAATAAATGCAATGGAATTAAGCAACCGATATGAACATTTACAATCGGTTGTTCCACATTTGTCCGACTTTATTTCCAATTATTTCAACGACATACAAAAGCACGAAGAAATTAAAAAAATATTTGACAATTATTTCCTCAACCTAATTGCTCAAACAGCCATTGACAACGACAACAGACTGTACGGAGCAATGAAAATTATTCTGAAAAATTATGGTGTGATAGACATCGAAAAGGATTTGGATACAGGCATTAGTTCCAGACAACTTCGCAGACTTTTTGAGTTTTACATTGGTGACACCGCCAAAACATTCAGCAAAGTTGTCCGCTTTCAGAATATTCTGAAAGCCAAACCGTCAAGCCAAAGTTTACGACAAAACAAATTATTTTTTGACGTGGGCTATTACGACCAATCACACTTTATAAAAGAGTTCAAAAACTTCTATGGTGTTACACCAAGTAAAGCGTTTGGCAGATGA
- a CDS encoding DUF2695 domain-containing protein, whose translation MPDKNEIERRKQIKKELREKAKLEFENSLPISREKFTQLFHFLDEKLGEYDCDDSLKLTNEFLQEYKIENIQEVKNWLQENGGYCDCEVLNNVEEMFDDNAIL comes from the coding sequence ATGCCAGATAAAAACGAAATTGAAAGAAGAAAACAAATCAAAAAAGAATTGAGGGAAAAAGCAAAACTTGAATTTGAAAATTCGCTTCCAATTTCAAGAGAAAAATTCACTCAATTATTTCACTTTTTGGATGAAAAACTTGGTGAATATGACTGTGATGATTCGTTAAAATTAACAAATGAATTTTTGCAAGAATACAAAATAGAAAACATTCAGGAAGTCAAAAATTGGCTTCAAGAAAATGGAGGTTATTGTGATTGCGAAGTCTTAAATAATGTTGAAGAAATGTTTGACGATAATGCAATCTTATAA
- a CDS encoding DUF2199 domain-containing protein, whose amino-acid sequence MKLFSFLKKDNAKPTYKCSCCGQVYDELPLCFGSDYPDYYFSIPPDEREKRIELKESLCVVDEQHFFHRGRLTIPITDHNENLIFNVWTSISADNFGKRMDLWEDTNRTQEEPYFGWLQTTVPTYGDTLNIKTIAIEQEVGLIPEIKSIEEGHRLTIDQENGITYKRAIEIVDEIIRRQHNAN is encoded by the coding sequence ATGAAACTATTTTCATTCTTAAAGAAAGACAACGCCAAACCGACCTACAAGTGTTCTTGTTGCGGACAGGTTTATGACGAGTTGCCTCTTTGCTTTGGTTCGGACTATCCTGACTATTACTTTTCTATTCCACCAGACGAACGAGAAAAAAGAATTGAACTTAAAGAAAGTTTATGTGTGGTGGACGAACAACATTTCTTTCATCGAGGTAGGTTGACAATTCCAATAACTGACCATAACGAGAATTTAATATTTAACGTGTGGACATCAATCAGTGCAGACAACTTTGGTAAACGAATGGACTTGTGGGAAGACACAAATAGGACACAAGAAGAACCATATTTTGGTTGGTTACAAACAACTGTTCCGACCTATGGCGACACATTAAACATCAAGACAATTGCCATAGAACAAGAAGTTGGACTAATTCCAGAAATCAAATCAATTGAAGAAGGACATCGTTTGACAATTGACCAAGAAAACGGAATTACATACAAAAGAGCGATAGAAATAGTGGACGAAATAATTAGAAGACAGCACAATGCAAATTAA
- a CDS encoding TfoX/Sxy family protein: protein MKNNLKGAKNIGTTIEKRLNEIDVFSLADLSEMTPVKAYQAICEQHNDKTIPVCYYLYSLQGALLDLHWNDLPENLKKDLLKQVGK, encoded by the coding sequence ATGAAAAACAACCTGAAAGGAGCAAAAAATATCGGTACAACTATTGAGAAACGCTTAAACGAAATAGACGTTTTCTCACTTGCCGACTTGTCGGAAATGACACCCGTAAAAGCGTATCAAGCAATTTGCGAACAACATAACGACAAAACAATTCCTGTCTGTTATTATCTCTATTCTTTGCAAGGTGCATTACTTGACTTGCATTGGAACGACTTACCCGAAAACCTAAAAAAGGATTTGCTGAAACAAGTTGGAAAATAA
- a CDS encoding VOC family protein, whose translation MKLNAGIITEKLTETKAFYTETLGFGITFENEFYLLLHTPNHEAEISFLLPNHPSQQPFFQAPFQNQGVYLTIEVDDVDRIYQELKQKGVEIKIDIRNEPWGDRHFAIQDPNGVGIDIVKYSPPQE comes from the coding sequence ATGAAATTAAATGCAGGTATCATAACCGAAAAATTAACAGAAACAAAAGCGTTTTATACCGAAACATTGGGTTTTGGTATTACATTTGAAAATGAGTTTTACCTTTTGTTACACACGCCAAACCACGAAGCCGAAATCAGTTTTTTACTACCCAACCACCCAAGTCAGCAACCGTTTTTTCAAGCACCTTTTCAAAATCAAGGTGTTTACTTGACCATTGAAGTAGATGATGTGGATCGCATTTACCAAGAACTAAAACAAAAAGGTGTTGAAATCAAAATTGATATTCGCAACGAGCCTTGGGGAGACAGGCATTTTGCCATTCAAGACCCAAATGGTGTTGGTATTGACATTGTAAAATATTCGCCACCGCAAGAGTAA